Proteins found in one Macrobrachium nipponense isolate FS-2020 chromosome 35, ASM1510439v2, whole genome shotgun sequence genomic segment:
- the LOC135208640 gene encoding larval cuticle protein F1-like, which translates to MKLFVILALVGVSFAAALPTDVAPEPVSDTEEVAKAKAEFKALYDSAAAAAAADAVPEVVVPEGAPAPVADTEEVAAAKANFQAAFDAAAARAEAAPDTDLDGALSTYSGYLSGLDGRLSPFYTNTLPYGAFGLHAPVVAGAPFVAGAPYTVGVGAPLLKNAVVGGTHVVGSPLAYNALGLGVHGYGFGLQAPFVRVVA; encoded by the exons ATGAAGCTCTTC GTAATTCTCGCTTTGGTGGGCGTGTCCTTCGCCGCCGCCCTTCCAACGGACGTCGCCCCTGAGCCAGTGTCCGACACAGAGGAAGTGGCGAAAGCCAAGGCAGAATTCAAGGCCCTTTATGactcggcagcagcagcagccgccgCTGACGCAGTCCCTGAAGTAGTGGTTCCCGAAGGCGCTCCCGCACCCGTTGCTGACACCGAAGAAGTGGCTGCCGCCAAGGCCAACTTCCAGGCTGCCTTCGACGCTGCTGCCGCCCGTGCCGAAGCTGCCCCTGACACCGACCTGGACGGTGCCCTTTCCACCTACAGCGGATACTTGTCTGGACTGGACGGACGCCTCTCACCCTTCTACACCAACACTCTGCCCTACGGCGCCTTCGGTCTGCACGCCCCCGTGGTTGCTGGTGCCCCCTTCGTTGCTGGTGCTCCCTACACCGTGGGTGTCGGAGCTCCCCTCCTGAAGAACGCTGTGGTCGGAGGAACCCACGTGGTTGGCTCCCCTCTTGCCTACAACGCCCTTGGCCTCGGCGTCCACGGCTACGGATTCGGTCTTCAGGCTCCCTTCGTCCGCGTCGTGGCCTAA